The Brachyspira hyodysenteriae ATCC 27164 genome includes a window with the following:
- a CDS encoding TetR/AcrR family transcriptional regulator, which yields MSKNANIPEDKREAIINASIDEFAKHEYKHAILENISNNANISKSLLLYHFKSKKNLYAYIYDYVYEYLESVVADSDFYKITDFFELMEYSFYKKLEIMEKYKSIFDFILQGYFDESEDVKEIVNKYRDKKQIDIAAYFKNIDTTKFKDDVNMQDIIQMITYTSEGYLQSRKNMSIKIDKDDMIKQYSKWMKMFKQISYKEEYL from the coding sequence ATGAGTAAAAATGCCAATATACCAGAAGATAAAAGAGAAGCTATTATCAATGCTTCTATTGATGAGTTTGCAAAACATGAATATAAGCATGCTATTTTAGAAAATATTTCTAATAATGCTAATATATCAAAATCTTTGCTTTTATATCATTTTAAGAGCAAGAAGAATTTATATGCATATATTTATGATTATGTTTATGAATATTTAGAAAGCGTAGTTGCAGATTCAGATTTTTATAAAATAACAGATTTTTTTGAACTTATGGAATATTCTTTTTATAAAAAATTAGAAATTATGGAGAAGTATAAATCTATATTTGATTTTATTCTTCAGGGATATTTTGATGAAAGTGAAGATGTAAAAGAGATAGTAAATAAATATAGAGATAAAAAGCAAATTGATATAGCTGCTTATTTTAAAAATATTGATACAACTAAATTTAAAGATGATGTTAATATGCAAGACATTATACAAATGATAACATATACATCAGAAGGTTATTTGCAAAGCAGAAAAAATATGAGCATCAAAATAGATAAAGATGACATGATAAAACAGTATTCTAAATGGATGAAGATGTTTAAGCAGATTTCATACAAGGAAGAATATTTATAA
- a CDS encoding DUF4416 family protein, translating into MSKVLKQSKAVLVAALMYNDINIYNSVLKKLIDNFGNTEVISDEYLFSHSAYYREEMGESLNKRFVVFKDMIDRDYIADVKKITDNIEKEYSDENNNRKINIDPAILTLENFILVTNKNFTHRIYLKDGVFADLTLIYKKKKGYTELEWTYADYSSNETKKFLNKIRELFYNRLIESSPFGSNWK; encoded by the coding sequence ATGAGTAAAGTATTAAAACAATCAAAAGCAGTTCTTGTTGCTGCATTAATGTATAATGATATAAATATATATAATTCAGTATTAAAAAAACTTATAGATAATTTTGGTAATACTGAAGTTATAAGCGATGAATATTTATTTTCCCATTCTGCTTATTATAGAGAAGAGATGGGAGAATCTTTGAATAAAAGGTTTGTAGTTTTTAAAGATATGATAGATAGAGATTATATTGCTGATGTAAAAAAAATAACAGACAATATAGAAAAAGAATATTCAGATGAAAATAATAATAGAAAAATCAATATAGATCCTGCAATATTAACATTAGAAAATTTTATTCTAGTTACAAATAAAAATTTCACACATAGAATATATTTAAAAGACGGAGTATTTGCTGATTTAACTCTAATATATAAAAAGAAAAAAGGATATACAGAATTAGAATGGACTTATGCAGATTATTCAAGTAATGAAACTAAAAAGTTTTTAAATAAAATAAGAGAGCTTTTCTACAATAGACTTATAGAAAGCTCTCCATTTGGTTCTAATTGGAAATAA